DNA sequence from the Cucurbita pepo subsp. pepo cultivar mu-cu-16 chromosome LG06, ASM280686v2, whole genome shotgun sequence genome:
ttcacttccacaaattaaatgcaataatttaagtaaattagaaaaaatttgtgataatcaaataaacaagTTATTGTTTACTACCTTCCAccattttgaaatatattatttgaataatatattatttatgaaatttaaaatatattatttagagaatatattagttatgaagtatattttaaatatcattttttttacattttgattgatagtatattttattttactctcaatatttaattaatttatattttttaaaaattatgaatatcttcgatctcaattctatttcttattcttaaccatttttcataaatttatttttctctacttatttagaatatattaCTCGATAATTTTCTTACTATTTcgatagaatatatatatatatatatcaaaatataaaagtgaTTGTATTTGCAAAtatatccttttttttatgtaatttctCTAACAAAATTTGTCATaagacaattttaaaattaatatttatttcttctaaaatttatctGAGAAGGTCAGAACATATTAATATTCctctaaaatatttgatacgacatattaaaaatattttaaatcatttaattaatttattaaattaaatttagaaatatagtttattttattttatttttaaatttgtgcacaaaataataataataataaaaaaaaaaaaaattagagaactAAAATTTAACGGATTGGatacaagaagaaaaagaacatgaaaCTGATCGCCAACTTCTTCCTGACGGCTCTCCATACCACTCGCCACTATTGCGAAATGCTCTGTCCTTGTCGTCAATTTTCTTTCTACAATCATTCGACTTACACATGCTACGGTGGCGCTCCGATGGTGGTTACGGCGGGAATCAGAATCGGAACTGGAATCGTATTCATCGTGACAGTTGCGGAatatttgtttctcttttgttttatgcACTGCAATGCACCTGCGTAGTCCACTGCGACTTCCTCTATATAGTTTTTCGTTGCTGGATCGTTGTTTTTCTGTGTTCTGGAGAGCTCTAGAGCGCGGTGGTAATGGCGGGAAATGATTGGGTGAACAGTTACTTGGAGGCGATACTTGATGTTGGGCCTGGACTTGATGATGCTAAGGCCTCGCTTCTGCTGAGGGAGAGAGGACACTTCAGTCCTACTCGTTACTTCGTTGAGGAGGTCATCACTGGCTTCGATGAAACCGATCTCTATCGCTCTTGGATTCGAGTACGCTACTTTGATTATTGTTCTCATTTTGGTTCGTTTATGGGAGTGTGAGGAGGTTTTTCAATGTAATATTTTCTTCTCGTTGATTTAGGCTGCGTCTACGAGGAGCCCGCAGGAGAGGAACACGAGGTTGGAGAACATGTGTTGGAGGATTTGGAATTTGGCGCGAAAGAAGAAGCAGGTCAGTTTTCGATGCCTCTTCTTCGTATGTACTTTGTCGTTTGTAATTTTACAATATGATTGAGTATGATATGCACGATTTATGTACTCTGTGAATTCATTTCCTAGTTAATTCAGATGCGTAGTGACTTTCATGTTGCTTCGAAAAGCACTGTCGGTCTGATGACTCGTTTCATATGATCGAATGAATATTTGTGCAGTGAAATTGTTGTTCATGACTAGTATTTTGCTGTGgttgctttttttctttccaaagcGAAGTAAGAATATGCTTTTGCGTTAGTTATGTTGGGAAATTGATGAAACAGAGTTCCTAAACCTCAACGATTCTTAGAAATTAGGGCATGTTGGAGAATTGGTTCCAGAAAATGGCGGGGAGTCAGTCAAAAACAATATCTCACCATTAATGGTAGATTCATCTGAAATTAAATCCCATTTATTTGCCTTTTAATTTGCCAGcttgaaggagaagaagcaTATCGTCTTGCTAAACGTCGTCTTGAACATGAAAGAGGACGAAGAGAGGTTACTGCTTTGATGTCAGAAGATTTATCAGAAGGAGAGAAAGGAGATGTGCCCAGTGATGTCTCAATGCACAATGATAGCATCGGAGAAAAAGTACCTAGAGTTGGTTCTGTTGACACAATGGAAAGCTGGGCTAGTCAACACAAGGATAAGAAActatatattgttttaataaGGCATGAATCTAAGCctcctttttttccctttgctCTTAACTTATCAGGAAACAGAGTAGGGAGTAAAAGAATGTAGCATCATTATATATCTAACTTTGGTGAATTTAGCTCTTTTTAACAAGCACTTTTCATGCAGCCTTCATGGCTTGATCCGTGGTGAAAACATGGAACTTGGACGTGATTCTGATACTGGTGGCCAGGTAATTTTGTGCAGAAAATTGTCACTGAGAATTATAAAATGAACTGGATTTTAGGATAACACTCCTTGATAGTGATGTATGTTCTCATGAACCCTGCTGTCAAGATTCATGTGTTGTTATCATTTTTCTGTGACaatcatttttgttcttctataATCAGGTGAAATACGTTGTAGAACTTGCTAGAGCCTTGGGGACAATGCCAGGAGTATATAGGGTTGATTTGCTGACTAGACAAGTTTCAGCTCCTGATGTGGATTGGAGTTATGGTGAGCCAACAGAGATGCTTAATTCAAGGAAATATGATAATTCCGAAGATGAGCGTGGGGAGAGTAGTGGGGCTTATATTATCCGGGTCCCATTTGGGCCAAGGGACAAGTATATTCCAAAAGAACTTCTTTGGCCTCATATTCCAGAATTTGTTGATGGTGTTCTTAGCCATATCATCCAGATGTCCAAAGTTCTTGGTGAGCAAATTGGAGGTGGGCAATTAGTTTGGCCTGTGGCTATACATGGACATTATGCAGATGCAGGTGACTCCGCAGCTCTTATATCTGGAGCTTTAAACGTTCCGTTGCTATTTACTGGTCACTCACTTGGGCGGGATAAGCTAGAACAACTTCTAAAACAAGGGCGTCAAACGAGggaagaaataaatgaaacttaCAAAATAATGCGGAGGATAGAGGCAGAGGAGCTGTGTCTTGATGCTTCCGAAATCATTATAACTAGCACCAGGCAGGAGATTGAAGAGCAATGGCGTCTGTATGATGGTTTTGATCCAGTAATAGAGCGGAAGCTGCGAGCAAGAATAAAAAGAGGAGTCAGCTGTTATGGCAGGTTTATGCCTCGTATGGTTGTGAGtaataaaatgtttatctTGAGATTCTTAGTCAACATCTGAATCTTTCTGCTTCTGAAGGAATGATTTTCATAGTTcccttgttttattttatcttaataCTAATGTGCAATTCTTATGTACTAATTGCCGCCATAATGATCAGGTAATTCCTCCTGGAATGGAGTTTCATCATGTTATTCTACCAGATGCTGATATGGATGGAGAAGTTGAGAAAAATGGTGATGGTCGTGCTTCTTCAGACCCACCAATTTTGGCTGAGGTTTTACTTCGTCTCTCATCAATTCTTTATGTCATACTTTGCTAGTAAATGAACTGACAATGGTAATCCTGGGGACTTGAATGCAAGATTATGCGTTTCTTTTCTAATCCACGGAAGCCAATGATACTTGCACTTGCAAGGCCAGACCCAAAGAAGAATATCACTACTCTAGTCAAAGCATTTGGAGAATGCCGTCCACTGAGGGAGTTTGCAAACCTGGTATTCTCACACCTTTGAGTCTGATAATTGCATacattttaatcaatttccgTATGCTTTTGAAGTCTTGTATGTGTTTGGCTTGATTAGATTAAGTCCTAAGATTgtagtttaattttcttttcttgttacAGACATTAATACTGGGAAACCGTGACAATATTGACGAAATGTCTGGCACAAATGCTGCAGTTCTTCTatcaattattaaactaattgACAAATATGACTTGTACGGTCAAGTGGCGTACCCTAAACATCACAAGCAGTATGACGTTCCCAACATTTATCGACTAGCAGCAAAAACCAAGGTATACTGTTAGTGATCATCTTTATTTGGAAGGTTAACTTTTAACCTTTTACTTCAagaatatgatatgaaaaatcaCATAAATACGATTAATGTTAGTGTCATTTCTTTTTTGCCTTCTTTTAACCACACATCACACTTAAGATGAAGTTAAATgaggaaatctctctctctctctcgctcacTCATGTGCACACTCACAACCAAGAACAGACCACGAATGAGGACTTTAATGCAttaagcttttttttattaagatatCTCAATCAACTATATATCCTCTCTTTTTACAGGGTGTTTTTATCAATCCCGCATTCATTGAGCCATTTGGACTTACTTTGATTGAGGTGGTTGCCTTCATTTTCCTTGTTCTTTCAAATGTTTGCTtattggggaaaaaaaaagtcaacattattttcttgtctctcttttttccCTCCCAAATAGGCAGCAGCTCATGGCTTGCCGACCGTTGCTACGAAAAATGGCGGTCCTGTTGATATTCTTCGGGTGTGTTAATTTTGCTGGTTAAAAGTTCCTGATCTGGTCAGAATTTGCTGCAAGTTGAGCTTCCATACTAGCTATTTAATATTGTACATAAACTTCCAACAGGTTCTTGATAATGGTCTGCTGGTTGACCCTCATGATCAGAAGTCCATTTCGGACGCTCTTTTAAAGCTTGTTTCGGATAAGCAACTCTGGGCAAGGTGCAAACAAAATggtctaaaaaatattcaccTTTTCTCCTGGTCAGAGCATTGCAAAACATATCTATCTCGAATAGTCAGCTGCAAACCAAGGCAGCCACAATGGCAAGGACATGCTGACAGATTTGAAAACTTGAGGTCAGATTCACCTGGGGATTCTTTGCGAGATATACAGGATATTTCTCTCAACTTGAAGTTTTCGTTTGATTGCGAGAAGAATGAAGGGAGTACGACATTGGAAAATGTTCTAGATCCTGAGGAGAATGCTGGTGATGCAAAAACAAAGTCAGAAAATGTTATTCTTGCGTTGTCAAAGGCTCTTTTAGGTAGCATTCAAAAGGTTGGCTCAACTGATAAAGTGGACCAGAATCTTGTAACTAGTAAATTTCCTGCAGTAAGAAAAAAAGCCATCTTTGTGGTTGCTGTGGATTCCGATTCATTCTCTGATTCACTTGAAGTCACGTTGTCAGTTGTAGAAGCAGTAGGGAAGGACAAGAATGCAGGGTATATTGGTTTCATATTATCGACATCGTTGAGCATACATGAGGTATACTCTCAAATGACTTTGGGAGGTTTCAGCCCTTCAAACTTCGATGCTTTCATATGTAACAGCGGAAGTGAGCTCTATTATCCATCTTCAAACTCCAATGACGatccttctgggcttcccttTGTGACTGATGTGGATTATCATTCACATATTGATTACCGCTGGGGTGGAGAAGGTCTGAGAAAAACATTGGTTCGTTGGGCTGCTTCCATCAATGAAAAGCAAGAGGAAGGCCAAATTGTTTTGGAAGATGAGTCAGGATCAACTTCACAttgttttgcatttgaagTGAGAGATCCGTCAAGGGTATGTTAACGttttctctatccttctcaTTTCCTTCTAAATAGGGTGTAATTTGTATCTTTCGCGTGAAAACATTTGTTGAAAAGAAACATATCTCTTTGATTCTTCGATGTGCATGCACTTGTAATCGAACCGCACTCTCGTACCTTTTTCTTGCACTTTCTGTTTGGAAGACGGGGAGTGCTTACATTTATTTTGATGATGATTAATGTAATTACAGCTTCCTCCAGTCAAAGAGCTACGGAAATTGATGAGAATCCAGGCTCTTCGATGTCATGCTTTATATTGTCAAAACGGAAGGAAGCTGAATGTCATCCCTGTGTTGGCTTCAAGGTCCCAAGCTCTGAGGTACGGCTTGAGGGGAGAGGGTATAACTTTCCTTTGCCTTCTCTCCGGTTTCTTTTTAtcgatgatatgatatgcttGTGTTACTTCAATCTTGTGTCTAACTTCTTTCATTTagttcaattttgtatttaatactAATAGAATctctaaaaatttgaaactttaaaatattaatttagttacatttgagttttatttgtgatgaaacttttaaacttttaattttgtgtttaatagatCTCCACAGATgaaactttaaacttttaattttgtgtttaatagatTTGGAGAATTTTTGTCTATgaaactttaaacttttaattttgtgtttaatagatctataaattttaaaaaatagatttattaaacaatttatagatctattaaacacaaaattaaaagttcactgagataaatttgtaatttgtaatttgtaatttgaGAAGGTTAGAGACTACCTTTATTGTataaggaaaatgaaattatttgatcTTTGGGATGATGAACAACTTTTACCCTCTTTCTAGGTATCTCTACCTCCGATGGGGAATGGACTTGACGAAAGTGGTGGTGCTTGTGGGAGAATGTGGGGACACAGATTATGAGGGATTGATTGGTGGAGTTCACAAAACGGTGATATTAAAGGGGATCGGTTGCAATGCTAGCAAGCTTCACAGCAGAAGCTATCCTATGGAACATGTTGTGTCTTTCAGCAGCCCAAATGTCGTCCAAGCAGAAGGGTGCAAGATTGTTGACATAGGAACTGCATTGGGAAAGCTTGGCGTTCTTGAGGCTTAGAAAGTTAAGTTCTGACTCAACTATTGCTTTTTTAATGTATGTGCCAAACAATTTCTACACTATTTTGCTACTAAATCAGTGTCTGCAGCTCTTGTTGCGCGGATACTTTTGTTGCTGAATTAATAACTTTCTCCAGAATTTGTGTATCTTCTTGGAGATTCTTCACTCCATTATGATGAGAGTGGATAAACTATGCATGTTTCCATGAtgttttatgatttgaataaTTCATGAATGAATTTTTGCAACTTCAGTTTGTTGCCCgttttagaaattatgttcTGACACCTCCCTGGAAAAACTTGGTTGCTAAGTTGTTATAAATATCATTATTCTTCACACTATTTCTTGCTTTGAAGATCTCTTACCTCTTGTTTGATAGCCAAGCCAGTGTgtcatttgttttttgttttttttaaataacttcttttttatggGTGAtcgtgttaggaatcacagatctccacaatggtatgatattgtccactttgagcattaaAAACTCTCgtgattttgctttgggcttcctcaagAAGCCGCATACCattggagatagtattcctcacttataaactcatgaccattccctaaattagccaatgtgaaactccatcccaacaatcctcaacatcgGAGGGTCGTTGTCCTCCCCGAGGACGGTGGAGTGATTCTCCTCAATGGTGGCAAGCCGGTGGTGATCCAAAATATTAGCAATGCAGGCCAACCGAGCATTGTGGCTCCAAGCATGAGCTTCCACAATGTTGCAATGGAGGTCATCCAGTGCAGCAGATATATCGGAGAAGAGACCGGGCTGGTCGGTGTCGGTCATTTCAGTGGCTGCATGCTCATCGGAGTTATCAGATTTTCAGAGGTTGTTGACACAGCTTCTGGTTTATCTACAGAATCCATTCTACATGTACGAATTATCTACAGCATTTTAGGATGGAACCATTTCAAGGGATTCCtataaggggaaaaaaaatctaccatTTCTAGGGATTCTTATGCTTTGTTCGTTCTCAACTCGGAATAATCTGCCAactcgactttttttttctactttaaaTTATCCGTTCAATATGCTTGGTTACTAACCGAGACAAACATCTCTTAATTCAGCCAATTAACATGTGTATTTAGTCGATATCGGATACCTCAATAAAgccatgaatgaaattgaatcaGAGAATAAGatggttaaaaaaatgacCAGAGCTTTTCCGGGATGGCCTATTCCCCTATAATGAACTTTATGACTTGAAAAGAGATGACACATAAATGGCATTTGTAAACTGCAAGATACTACGAACGGAATCGACCAGAATCCTCACAAACTCAACTATGAGAACCCTATATTCAGAAACCATTTGCTATTTCATTTGATCTCCCGTATCGCTCCCCCGAATCGCTAAACCAGTCAAAATGGTGCCAACTCAAAAAACTAACATCCTTCTCTCGTGATGTTATCCATCTTATAGCTTCAATGGTTATGTTACCATTGTGGCTTTGACCCAGTGTTCAATCAAGAATGGTTGAACCATGGTCCAACTGCACCACCATTCACATGCCCATTGCTGTGGATCCCTGAGCCATTGGGCATGCGTGAAGAGGGCTTCCCTACAGCCATCGAGGGAGGTGCAGCAGTGTACAACCCATGACcgtgagagagagaatgggGGCTCACAAGAGGATTGCCAGCCGGACTCCCTTTGCGCTGCTGAAGAGTATGAATTTGCCTTAACCCTTCTTCGTGAATTCGAGATAACGTCTCGAGCTCCTTCATTGACAATGCTTCCAAACCAGCACCATATAGAGGGGCATGTCTTGACATTTCCTCTTGTAGTGATGCTTCAAGTGAATGGATATATTGCTGCAAGAGAAGGAAAAGTTGCATTAATCCAACATGGGCATAAAGTTGTTCAGTTTGACGGTGAtattaacacaaaaataaatcacGTCTTATAAGCATCTTCACCATTGAATAGATTTTTTCTATTGTTATGCTTATCAAACGAAGACAGTAATCGGTTGGGCAGAAGAACggaacatttttttcataaggacgtggaaacctctccctagcagacgcgttttaaaaaccttgagggaaagcctgaaagggaaatcccatagaagataatatctgctagcggtggacatgggctgttacaaatggtatcagagccagacaccaagcgatgtgccagcgaggaagttgagccccgaagggaaTGGACaaaaggcggtgtgccagcaaggacactgagccccgaagggggtagattgggAGGTCTCATAtcaattagagaagggaacgagtgtcagcgaggacgctgggccccgaaggggggtggatcccacatcggttgggtaggagaacaaaacattctttataaggatgtggaaacctctccctagcagacgcgttttaaaaatcttgaggggaagcccgaaaggaaaaattcaaagaggacaatatctactagcggtgggcttaggcacCGCAGCAATTTAAATGAGTTAGACAGAAATCTAACAGAAAGATTACGATTATCATGTtgaagtaagaaaaaaaacctgGCAGGCCTGCAATTTTGCTTCCATCCCATCAATATATGCTTCACATCGAGCAATCTGCTCCTCCTTCTCCCTCTTTTCTCCTTCAGTTTGTCCAACTGTTTGTGTAAGCCTGCGAACTTCATCTTCCAGTGACTTCCGGATTTCTTCCCTCGTCATATTCTCATTTGCATGCCGTTTCAGTTGTTCATCAAATCTTTTTCGAGCAGCTTCAGCACTCTTCAATCTTTCAGCAAGtgcatttttttccttcactACTTTCTGCCACATTAGAGATTGATGTCAttaacaggaaaaaaaaatgatttcattAACAAGATTAAAGTGATCATACGAGGGAAGAACCAActatttgaaagaaaacagCTACACTTCCACTAGGATGTGGACATATAGCAAACTTAATCCTTCTATTTCTTCCAGAACAGTAAAATCGCAATAGCAATCAATGATGAATGAAGCAACAAATTCTATGGCCTTTAGCCATGCAAAGATGCCCCTCTCACAAATGCACTATCGGTCCTTTTTTGAGGGGGGAGCGTTTTTTTTTCGATGTTGTACGTTGATGTTCTCCTGTGAAGCCTCACAACTATTTCATTCAATTGAAGTCTTGGATTTCTCATTTCCATTACTTACCATTTTCTATAATTCCAAACTAGGAAACTAACATTTCAACATCGAACTTCTATTCATTCAACCGATTGTTTGTATCTACGATCATAAAAACACTTTCcatgaatatatatttatataggAGACAATATGGGTACAACACTTGATGGCATCAATGACACCTATAGTTATATCACAGTTGTCCAAATTTTGCATTCTATATCATggaaaagaaatgtttcaaaCATAATGCAGCATCAATGTCACATTTCaactttcaataataaaagCTGCGTACCAGATACAATAATAGTCATGAAGTCAAGTCAATATGCAGTAACTATAAAGTtagataatttagaatagGATTCAGCTCACAGAATCCCTTTCAACATCTCATACAGAAACTTATTTGCAGATCATTTCCCTTCAACTGATAAGTATCAAACGGAGATGTCAACAAAAATCTTTAGAGGACTTTCTGGCTTGAGCAAATGTTTTTCTATTAGTCTTTTGGTTACGGTTCAATTTATTATCCATTCTTCATGGAGTATGTGTGCATATGTAAAGAATAATTCAGATAGGTatgaaacaaacaacaaattgCTGCTCATGAAGAAAGGATAGTGATTAGTTGAATAATCATTAGCTTAAAGTATCAATTGATACCTTCATCTCCTCCCGTTTTCGAGATTTCAATTGTGCAATTTGATTCTCAGCATCATGTAGACGTTCATGGAGaactttcttctctgttgTTAACTTCACAATCTCATCATCTCGCTCAGAGCGAAGCCACTCAAGCTGACAATCAATGTCATGTACTTGTTCAGAAAGTTCCTTCTTCTCGCGAGAAAATCGCTCCAACTCAGCCTTCATCTCAAtctgtcaattttttttgtcagaTTAACAATCTTGATATGAATCGATTCTAAAAGCCtttctttaacattttttgtttctatctCGTGTTTAAAAGAAGTTACAAGAATCATGTAACTTTTATGTTAAACTGTAAtaatttgtttctaaattcACCTTGTTTACTTTGACACGGTTCATTAAATCTCACcatccatatatatatatatacacacacacacacacacacacacatatatattcCGTAGGCAACTGATTCTAACTTATGAGAAATGCACATGGGCAAGCCAGAATCAAATACCTTCAGGCGATTGTTCATGGCTTCAGATTCGCTCAGTTTTTGTAACAGAacagttttttctttcatcatatttgaaatttctacTTTGCTTTCTTCACGGATACGGATGATTTCATCTTCAGTAGCACATAACTGGTGCCAGAGAGCAGCACGGTCAACATTTGCTAGTTCTGCAACATCTCGCATCATATTTAGCACAGGTCTAATTATTTCTTGTTCCTCACCAATCAACATAACCAGAATTTCCAAATCCATATCTACTTCACGGTTATTATCTGTACTGCTGGTTACAAGGTCGACCAATCTTTTTAGCATCCTGGCTCGATATGACTCGCTTGCATACCGCTTAAACAATAATGGATACAACATTTTCACAAATCCTCGAACGCAAGGGTCTCTAGAGAGTGCTAATGTTTCAGCAAGACCAACAATAGCAGTAAAATCATCCCGCTGGACTCTCAGCTGCTCACTAGTTTCTCCATCTATTACAGAATCTCCATGCTGGAAGCTTTCAGCTACGAATCTAGTATTGCTATTTGCTTTTTGAGAAAGACGTTTTTCCAACACCACGGCAACAGATTTAGCTGTGATGGCACCACGAGCTACAGCTCTCTCAAATGTTTGTGATGCTTCAACGGCAAGACAAGGTATTGATAACATCTCAAATAAGATATAAATATCAGAAAAATGACGAGCAGCATGTAAATCTTGTTCATCCAACGGATGCAAACTTTCTGAAGCAGGGCCAGGTTCACCAAATAAGAAAAGGTCACGTGATATTTTTGAGCGGAAATCATCAGCATCATCATCACAATCAATATCTCTGAGTATAATATCAGAAACATCACCCCAGCTATGTACAGTTTTACTTAATAAATCAAGAACACATGGGGAAACCTCCATGCCCAAATTCTTCAGCCTACCACGTACGGATCTCACCTATAGAATGAAGCAGAATAAGGTTGCAGTGCTCAGAAAAGTAAACATAGTAATAGAGTACAAAGGTTACAGAAAACACGAGCAATGGCCATTCATTCCAGATACATACAGCTTCAGAGAGATGTTGGCACTGAGCTCCAGctttgaaaacaaaatctatAGCTGCAGCAAGAGGCTCATCATTTGAATCTGCTAAAAACTCAATAGATTTAAATAGAACCTGTTCCCAAACTTCGGTGCCACACTCTAATTGACTAAGAGCACCAAAAAcctaaaggaaaaagaaaaaacaatgtCCCAATcaagagaaagaagcattctaaaatcaaattttaaaagaaactaaaatttcaGCACAGCATAAACCATAGGACACAGGCATTAcacataatttttttccttaaagcGAATCAGGAAGGTCAAAGGTAATTCAGTGAATAAGGGTAGAACGGAGGGATATATAACACTGCACTTACAGGTATCTGCAGTGCTGGCTCAGCACCAGGCTGTTGAAGCCGTTCTAGAAGCACACCAGCAGCCAATGGATGTTCTGAATGCTCAACCAATTTAGGTACTAATGCAACCAGGTCAGACTGTAGATGTCTCGGAGCTTTATCCAACACAAGAGCAATCTTTTGCGCGGACTGAGGCCGTCTTCTAGGCTCAGGACATCCTCGGGGGATAGCCCCATCTAGGGCTCTCAGTGAATTTACAATCAATCCTAAAAGCTCCTCAGATTGCTCAGGCCACTTGGTCTGCAAATTCAATTTGTTCGACCAATGAATGTCAAGGAACAAAAGAAAGTCATTCACCCTTGAAGCAGCATTAAAATGTACCTTTGTACGAAGGAAAACATTCTCTGAAACCCCAGCAGACGTTTCAGGTGGATGTAGTAGCTCATCAGGTAGAGACGTACCCTGCCTATCAGTTCTAATCATGTCAGAGCTTTGTACAGCAGGTGCACTACTACTTTCATCAGCGGAATCCAATCTCTGAAATGGAGGAAAATCTGCAGCCTCTATCGctccattttcaatttcaccTTCCAGTGGTGTGGTAGTAGCACCGCTGCTAGGAACAGAAGGCTTTGAATTTGCTTCTGAAGGTTGACAACACTCGACCATTATATCCaacaataaatcaataattgcCTGCTGTAAAACTTTGACTCCCATTAACAAGTTCATTAAACTGGGAGACGACTCATCTGTCTTTGAGACCTTCTTCCCATCATTGCAACCAGAGAGCTTAGTAGGAAGAAGTAAGCGCTTAACTTTAGCAGGATCATCAAGATAAACACGAAGTCCAGTAAGAAATCCTGCAATTGCACCGGCATCCATTAAAAGTTTTTCTCGCAAAGTGACCTGTGGTTGTGAAGGATTATCTCCGTATGTTAGATGAAATCCAGCTGTAGATAGAAGGTTTC
Encoded proteins:
- the LOC111797285 gene encoding probable sucrose-phosphate synthase 1, whose translation is MAGNDWVNSYLEAILDVGPGLDDAKASLLLRERGHFSPTRYFVEEVITGFDETDLYRSWIRAASTRSPQERNTRLENMCWRIWNLARKKKQLEGEEAYRLAKRRLEHERGRREVTALMSEDLSEGEKGDVPSDVSMHNDSIGEKVPRVGSVDTMESWASQHKDKKLYIVLISLHGLIRGENMELGRDSDTGGQVKYVVELARALGTMPGVYRVDLLTRQVSAPDVDWSYGEPTEMLNSRKYDNSEDERGESSGAYIIRVPFGPRDKYIPKELLWPHIPEFVDGVLSHIIQMSKVLGEQIGGGQLVWPVAIHGHYADAGDSAALISGALNVPLLFTGHSLGRDKLEQLLKQGRQTREEINETYKIMRRIEAEELCLDASEIIITSTRQEIEEQWRLYDGFDPVIERKLRARIKRGVSCYGRFMPRMVVIPPGMEFHHVILPDADMDGEVEKNGDGRASSDPPILAEIMRFFSNPRKPMILALARPDPKKNITTLVKAFGECRPLREFANLTLILGNRDNIDEMSGTNAAVLLSIIKLIDKYDLYGQVAYPKHHKQYDVPNIYRLAAKTKGVFINPAFIEPFGLTLIEAAAHGLPTVATKNGGPVDILRVLDNGLLVDPHDQKSISDALLKLVSDKQLWARCKQNGLKNIHLFSWSEHCKTYLSRIVSCKPRQPQWQGHADRFENLRSDSPGDSLRDIQDISLNLKFSFDCEKNEGSTTLENVLDPEENAGDAKTKSENVILALSKALLGSIQKVGSTDKVDQNLVTSKFPAVRKKAIFVVAVDSDSFSDSLEVTLSVVEAVGKDKNAGYIGFILSTSLSIHEVYSQMTLGGFSPSNFDAFICNSGSELYYPSSNSNDDPSGLPFVTDVDYHSHIDYRWGGEGLRKTLVRWAASINEKQEEGQIVLEDESGSTSHCFAFEVRDPSRLPPVKELRKLMRIQALRCHALYCQNGRKLNVIPVLASRSQALRYLYLRWGMDLTKVVVLVGECGDTDYEGLIGGVHKTVILKGIGCNASKLHSRSYPMEHVVSFSSPNVVQAEGCKIVDIGTALGKLGVLEA